A single genomic interval of Nitrosomonadales bacterium harbors:
- the pal gene encoding peptidoglycan-associated lipoprotein Pal yields MKKLVISIVLVNLLAACASQKPKEEAVAAPHAAPVKATQQAAMVDPLNDPNSILAKRSTYYPFDVSVVQDSDKPLVQAHAQYLSQHPERMVRLEGNCDERGSNEYNLALGQRRADGVKKMLELGGAKASQLSAISYGEEKPRATDHDEAAWAQNRRTDLNYAK; encoded by the coding sequence ATGAAAAAACTCGTTATCAGTATCGTGTTGGTGAATTTGCTCGCGGCCTGTGCCAGCCAGAAACCCAAGGAAGAGGCCGTTGCTGCGCCACACGCCGCGCCTGTCAAGGCAACGCAACAAGCCGCCATGGTTGATCCATTGAACGATCCGAACAGCATCCTGGCCAAGCGCAGCACCTATTACCCGTTCGACGTTTCCGTGGTGCAGGATTCCGACAAGCCGCTCGTTCAGGCGCATGCGCAATACCTGAGCCAGCATCCGGAGCGGATGGTCAGGCTGGAAGGCAATTGCGACGAGCGTGGCAGCAACGAATACAACCTCGCACTGGGTCAGCGTCGCGCCGATGGCGTGAAGAAGATGCTGGAACTGGGCGGCGCCAAGGCATCGCAATTGAGCGCGATCAGCTACGGCGAAGAGAAGCCCCGTGCCACCGATCACGACGAGGCTGCATGGGCGCAAAACCGCCGCACCGACCTGAACTACGCGAAGTAA